A single region of the Bacteroidales bacterium genome encodes:
- a CDS encoding aspartate/glutamate racemase family protein, with product MKTIGLLGGMSWESSAVYYQLINEKVRETLGGTYSAKSVMYSVEFHEMETLQHAEDWNKLTEIMIDAAQKVEKAGADFLIICTNTMHKMVPEIKEKISIPILHIADATAEKIKEKGIKKIGLLGTNFTMTQDFYKGRLEEEHWLKVITPNETDRQIIHDIIYNELILGNIKDESRKKYQDIIKKLKDQGAEGVILGCTEIPLLIKQKDSPIPIFDTTKIHAEKAVEFALN from the coding sequence ATGAAAACCATAGGATTATTAGGTGGAATGAGCTGGGAATCATCTGCCGTTTATTATCAACTGATTAATGAAAAAGTAAGAGAAACTCTTGGCGGTACATATTCTGCAAAAAGCGTGATGTATTCTGTAGAATTTCACGAGATGGAAACACTTCAACATGCTGAAGATTGGAATAAACTAACAGAAATTATGATTGATGCCGCTCAGAAAGTCGAGAAAGCGGGAGCTGATTTTCTAATAATATGCACCAATACTATGCATAAAATGGTTCCCGAAATAAAAGAAAAAATATCGATACCTATTTTACATATTGCCGATGCAACAGCAGAAAAAATAAAAGAAAAAGGCATAAAAAAAATTGGCTTATTGGGAACAAACTTCACTATGACCCAAGACTTTTATAAAGGTCGTTTAGAAGAAGAACACTGGCTTAAAGTGATAACACCTAACGAAACTGATAGGCAAATAATTCATGATATTATTTATAATGAACTCATCCTCGGAAATATCAAAGATGAATCTCGCAAAAAATATCAGGACATAATCAAAAAACTAAAAGATCAAGGAGCTGAAGGTGTTATTTTGGGTTGTACAGAAATTCCTTTGCTTATCAAACAAAAGGACAGTCCAATTCCCATTTTTGACACAACAAAAATTCATGCCGAGAAAGCCGTTGAATTTGCTTTAAATTAA
- a CDS encoding YitT family protein codes for MLKIIKKAILKRLKIRHDKNQERISQKLLLSEAEIAQVDFNHFLRDSFWILIGIASAGFGLKGFLLPNGFIDGGVMGISLLTREVTGFSLAILIVLINLPFLYLGLSQMGKQFALKSIVAIILLALALQFIPYPVVTTDKLLIAVFGGFFLGAGIGFAVRGGAVIDGTEVLAIYLNKKTGLSMGDIILIFNVIIFLFGAYILTVEIALYAILTYIVASKTVDFVVEGIDEYTGLTIISPESEDIRILLTEKMSKGVTVYSGKRGYGKKGCTLEQTDIIYTVVTRLEIAELEREIDKIDPGAFIIYSSINATKGGYVKKRRLDH; via the coding sequence ATGCTTAAAATTATTAAGAAAGCTATTCTAAAGCGTTTAAAAATACGTCACGATAAAAATCAAGAAAGAATCTCACAAAAGTTACTTTTGTCCGAAGCAGAAATTGCTCAAGTTGATTTTAACCACTTTTTACGTGATAGTTTTTGGATACTTATTGGTATTGCATCTGCCGGATTTGGTCTAAAAGGATTCCTATTACCTAATGGTTTTATCGATGGTGGAGTAATGGGAATCTCACTGCTAACAAGAGAAGTAACCGGATTCTCTTTAGCTATATTAATTGTCCTTATCAACCTCCCTTTTTTATATTTAGGCTTATCTCAAATGGGAAAACAATTTGCGTTGAAAAGCATCGTAGCCATAATTTTATTGGCTCTGGCTTTGCAATTCATTCCCTATCCAGTAGTCACTACCGATAAATTATTAATTGCAGTTTTTGGCGGATTCTTTTTAGGAGCTGGAATTGGATTCGCCGTAAGAGGTGGTGCTGTAATTGATGGGACTGAAGTGCTAGCCATCTATTTGAATAAGAAAACGGGCTTAAGTATGGGCGATATCATATTGATTTTCAATGTAATTATCTTCCTATTCGGAGCTTATATTCTTACCGTTGAAATTGCACTTTATGCTATTCTCACTTATATTGTTGCATCCAAAACCGTTGATTTTGTTGTTGAAGGGATAGACGAATACACAGGCTTAACCATCATTTCACCAGAGAGCGAAGATATTAGGATTTTGCTGACAGAAAAGATGAGTAAAGGAGTAACGGTATACTCTGGCAAGCGTGGCTATGGAAAAAAAGGCTGTACCTTAGAACAAACAGATATTATTTATACTGTTGTTACTCGATTAGAAATTGCTGAACTGGAAAGAGAAATTGATAAAATTGATCCCGGTGCATTTATTATATACAGCAGCATAAACGCTACTAAAGGTGGATACGTAAAAAAACGACGTTTAGATCATTAA